The following are encoded together in the Desulfococcus multivorans genome:
- a CDS encoding type II toxin-antitoxin system HicB family antitoxin yields MNPARIGTDLYTSNAASTQQRRLGGQAIFGRRPQPIAGKHFSGKFMVRVPPEVHRKLAIQAAESGVSLNRVASFKSSQ; encoded by the coding sequence ATGAATCCTGCGCGAATCGGCACTGATCTTTATACATCGAACGCCGCGTCAACACAACAAAGGCGGTTGGGTGGTCAGGCAATATTCGGCCGCCGTCCCCAGCCAATCGCAGGCAAACATTTCAGCGGGAAATTTATGGTCCGGGTGCCTCCTGAGGTACATAGAAAATTGGCCATACAAGCTGCTGAGTCCGGCGTTAGCCTTAATCGTGTTGCAAGTTTCAAATCGAGCCAATAA
- a CDS encoding DUF3597 domain-containing protein, translating to MGFFSKILTKLGIGSAAAAQTPDAAPADATPAAPPTSGSVAVVDVVAQLEQRAAANPQKLNWRTSIVDLLKLLDIDSSFAARKELAAELGCPADLMGDSAKMNIWLHKTVLARIAENGGNVPAELLD from the coding sequence ATGGGATTTTTCAGCAAGATCCTCACGAAACTCGGCATCGGCAGCGCGGCTGCCGCCCAGACTCCTGACGCCGCACCCGCGGACGCAACGCCGGCTGCACCGCCGACGTCCGGTTCGGTCGCAGTCGTCGATGTCGTCGCGCAACTGGAACAGCGCGCGGCAGCGAACCCGCAGAAGTTGAACTGGCGGACCTCGATTGTCGATCTGCTGAAGCTCCTCGATATCGACAGCAGCTTCGCAGCGCGCAAGGAACTGGCCGCGGAGCTGGGTTGCCCGGCCGATTTGATGGGGGATTCGGCGAAGATGAACATATGGCTGCACAAGACCGTGCTTGCGCGCATCGCCGAAAACGGCGGCAATGTACCGGCAGAGCTGCTGGACTGA
- a CDS encoding DUF937 domain-containing protein, with the protein MEINDIIARMGGMQSIARELGVSETDAKNASTALLPAILGGMKKQAQAQPSGLEGLGGLLGQLGGSGLLDQVLAPQATDLSSGNDVLGQIFGSKDVSRAVAGKAASQTGLEPSLLKKMLPMLAMLVAGYMAKQGSHGGPGQQAAPQSGGLGGLLGGLLGGGSGRGLASMLDLDGDGNPLDDILRMVDQFKR; encoded by the coding sequence ATGGAAATCAATGACATTATAGCCCGGATGGGCGGGATGCAATCCATTGCCCGGGAGCTGGGCGTTAGCGAAACCGACGCGAAGAATGCATCAACGGCGCTTCTCCCGGCGATTCTTGGTGGTATGAAGAAGCAGGCCCAGGCCCAGCCGTCCGGACTCGAAGGGTTGGGCGGCCTGCTGGGGCAGCTGGGTGGAAGCGGTTTGCTCGACCAGGTGCTGGCCCCGCAGGCGACCGATCTGAGTAGCGGCAACGATGTCCTGGGCCAGATATTCGGCTCCAAGGATGTGAGCCGTGCGGTCGCCGGGAAGGCGGCCTCGCAAACGGGTCTGGAGCCGTCCCTGCTGAAGAAGATGTTGCCCATGCTGGCGATGCTGGTAGCCGGTTACATGGCCAAACAGGGCAGTCATGGCGGTCCAGGGCAACAGGCAGCGCCGCAGTCCGGTGGCCTGGGCGGCCTGTTGGGTGGACTTCTGGGTGGCGGCAGCGGCCGGGGTCTTGCTTCCATGCTCGACCTGGACGGCGACGGTAATCCGCTCGATGATATCCTGCGCATGGTCGACCAGTTCAAGCGATAG
- a CDS encoding SAM-dependent methyltransferase — translation MDMWKFYDITHREHVVCNPVSEEKLARLVALLRLPTGAQVVDIACGKGEFLIRLAEAYGARGAGIDISPFFIAEAERRIEIRASGAGITFTQMNGADFKPDEPEGLDLASCIGASWVFGGHANTLEALIRMVKPGGWVIVGEPYWRREPSGDYLEASGIAEADFGSHFSNAEAGERRGLDLVHAIVSNTDDWDRYEGLQWYATADYARTHPDDPDLATVVERVEKDKATYLRWGRDTLGWAIYMFRRRTPRLPSGTSLD, via the coding sequence ATGGACATGTGGAAATTCTACGACATCACTCACCGCGAACACGTGGTGTGCAATCCTGTAAGCGAGGAGAAACTGGCGCGTCTCGTGGCGCTCCTGCGCCTTCCGACCGGCGCACAGGTGGTTGACATTGCGTGCGGGAAGGGCGAGTTCCTGATTCGCCTGGCCGAAGCCTATGGCGCTCGTGGTGCAGGGATCGATATTTCTCCTTTTTTTATCGCCGAAGCAGAGAGAAGAATTGAGATTCGGGCATCGGGCGCGGGCATCACGTTCACTCAGATGAATGGTGCGGATTTCAAGCCGGATGAGCCGGAAGGCCTCGATCTGGCATCCTGTATCGGTGCGAGCTGGGTTTTCGGGGGGCACGCCAACACCCTCGAAGCCCTGATCCGCATGGTGAAACCCGGCGGCTGGGTAATCGTGGGGGAGCCATACTGGCGGCGGGAGCCGTCCGGGGACTACCTGGAGGCATCCGGGATCGCGGAAGCGGACTTCGGGAGCCACTTCTCCAATGCGGAAGCCGGAGAGCGGCGAGGATTGGATCTCGTCCACGCCATTGTGAGCAATACCGACGACTGGGACAGGTACGAAGGCCTCCAATGGTACGCAACGGCCGATTACGCCCGCACCCATCCGGATGATCCGGACCTGGCGACGGTGGTTGAGCGGGTGGAGAAGGATAAGGCAACATACCTGCGTTGGGGGCGCGACACGCTGGGTTGGGCCATCTACATGTTCAGGCGGCGCACTCCCCGGCTTCCGAGCGGCACGTCACTGGATTGA
- a CDS encoding glycosyl hydrolase family 32 domain protein, whose translation MKPKIVKPGWEKDYFFGDFWYIFEPSDGTFHLFIQCMEKGSRWVGKYSEVSRVAYAVTRDFEKINYIAYDLIESRGDRYSSIWNSCIVYRHSKKDFLTFYTERTTWDVDSDDGQKWDYWACQEIKIAKSTGLLDWHIETDLKSISPEALENGKKKKYFRICPHKESCTVHAWRDPHVFHAKDKYYMLVAAKKKNAAERQNATIAMLEAEDDKLEKWRLAKYHDGNSEPIMLSPTPGKFVGGNRFLGGDELEVPQIYNDLSSNEIVVLASTAHPEDYQLTYYRGYNPWNNLPPSANVRIRGGYLIALRYKDFDSLFNKKYSPKHEIIAGPTSGLYACRVIPELEGHIVGFDVKNGVPRLRGGAQLANLDYLTEQDRSLHIIPALDRAASSAT comes from the coding sequence ATGAAACCAAAAATCGTGAAGCCAGGTTGGGAAAAGGACTACTTCTTCGGCGACTTCTGGTACATTTTTGAACCGTCAGACGGGACGTTCCATCTCTTCATTCAGTGCATGGAAAAAGGCTCCCGCTGGGTGGGAAAGTACTCAGAGGTTTCTCGAGTGGCCTATGCCGTTACGCGAGACTTCGAGAAAATCAACTACATAGCGTATGATCTAATCGAGAGTAGGGGCGACCGCTACTCTTCAATCTGGAACAGCTGCATAGTATACCGCCATAGTAAAAAAGACTTCCTCACATTCTATACAGAGAGAACAACCTGGGACGTAGATAGTGATGACGGACAAAAATGGGATTACTGGGCGTGCCAGGAAATTAAGATTGCTAAGTCAACCGGATTGTTGGACTGGCATATTGAGACTGACCTAAAATCGATCAGTCCAGAGGCGCTGGAAAACGGGAAAAAGAAAAAGTATTTTCGAATCTGTCCTCACAAAGAGAGTTGCACCGTTCATGCATGGCGAGACCCTCATGTATTCCATGCTAAGGACAAGTACTATATGTTGGTCGCCGCCAAAAAGAAGAACGCTGCGGAAAGGCAAAATGCGACTATCGCTATGTTAGAGGCGGAGGACGACAAGCTAGAAAAATGGCGTCTCGCAAAATATCACGATGGCAACTCGGAACCGATTATGCTGTCGCCCACACCAGGAAAATTTGTCGGCGGGAACAGATTCCTGGGAGGAGATGAGCTTGAGGTGCCGCAAATCTATAACGATCTGAGTTCGAACGAAATTGTCGTGCTTGCATCGACCGCGCACCCGGAGGACTACCAACTTACATATTACCGAGGGTACAATCCATGGAATAATCTTCCGCCTAGCGCAAATGTTCGCATACGAGGTGGTTATTTGATCGCTTTGCGCTACAAAGATTTCGACAGCTTATTCAATAAGAAATACTCACCGAAGCACGAAATCATTGCAGGACCAACCAGCGGGCTCTATGCATGTCGCGTGATACCTGAGCTAGAGGGCCATATCGTCGGTTTTGATGTGAAAAACGGCGTACCACGCCTTCGCGGGGGTGCACAACTTGCAAATCTCGACTACTTGACAGAACAAGACCGCTCCCTACACATAATTCCGGCCTTAGACCGCGCAGCATCTTCCGCCACTTGA
- a CDS encoding SBBP repeat-containing protein, with the protein MRHTILIFTFIAFLSFMGGIAKAQELDWVKQAGGVDGDGDSCIAVDKWGNSYVTGHFDGTATFGAGEANETELTSAGNIDSDIFIAKYDRNGGIVWARQAGGIDWDRGSGIAVDQWGNSYVTGHFMGTATFGAGEGNETELTSTGYQDIFIAKYNRNGRLIWAKQAGGIDWDSDSGNAVAVDKWGNSYVTGDFQGTATFGAGEANETVLTSTGYREIFIAKYDRNGGLVWAKQASGTNGYNYSSDIAVDKWGNSYVTGDFMDTATFGAGEANETELTTSDGDIFIAKYDRNGRLIWAKQAGDIDWDRGSAIAVDKWGNSYITGFFAGTATFGTGEANEIELISAGYQDIFIAKYDRNGGLVWAKQTSGPGGYEDGGSGIAVDKWGNSYVTGDFQGTATFGAGEANETALTSANPSGSDGDGADIFIAKYDRNGRLVWATQAGGFSLDTGTDIALDRWGNIYVTGGFWNAAVFGAGEANETALTSAGQVDIFIAKYKNGKEALPVSQKIPSIRFK; encoded by the coding sequence ATGAGGCATACAATTCTTATCTTTACCTTTATCGCGTTCTTGTCTTTTATGGGCGGGATAGCGAAAGCTCAGGAGCTGGATTGGGTAAAACAGGCCGGTGGCGTTGATGGGGATGGTGACTCCTGCATCGCTGTAGATAAATGGGGAAATAGTTACGTGACGGGTCATTTCGATGGTACCGCGACCTTTGGTGCGGGAGAAGCCAATGAAACCGAACTGACGAGCGCTGGTAATATTGATAGTGATATCTTTATCGCCAAGTATGACCGTAATGGCGGCATAGTGTGGGCAAGACAGGCCGGTGGTATTGATTGGGATAGAGGCTCCGGCATCGCTGTAGATCAATGGGGGAATAGTTATGTGACGGGTCATTTCATGGGTACGGCAACCTTTGGCGCGGGAGAAGGCAATGAAACCGAGCTGACGAGTACTGGTTATCAGGATATCTTCATCGCCAAGTATAATCGGAATGGCCGCTTGATCTGGGCAAAACAGGCCGGTGGTATTGATTGGGATAGTGACTCCGGCAACGCTGTAGCTGTGGATAAATGGGGGAATAGTTATGTGACGGGTGATTTTCAGGGCACAGCGACCTTTGGTGCGGGAGAAGCCAATGAAACCGTGCTGACGAGTACTGGTTATCGGGAGATCTTTATCGCCAAGTATGACCGCAATGGCGGCCTGGTGTGGGCAAAACAGGCCAGTGGTACTAATGGCTATAATTATAGCTCCGACATCGCTGTAGATAAATGGGGAAATAGTTATGTGACGGGTGATTTCATGGATACAGCAACCTTTGGTGCAGGGGAAGCCAATGAGACCGAGCTGACGACGAGTGATGGTGATATCTTTATCGCCAAGTATGACCGCAATGGCCGTTTGATCTGGGCAAAACAGGCCGGCGATATTGATTGGGATAGAGGCTCCGCCATCGCTGTGGATAAATGGGGAAATAGTTATATAACGGGTTTTTTCGCGGGTACGGCAACCTTTGGTACGGGAGAAGCCAATGAAATCGAGCTGATAAGCGCTGGTTACCAGGATATCTTTATCGCCAAGTATGACCGCAATGGCGGCCTGGTGTGGGCAAAACAGACCAGCGGTCCTGGCGGCTATGAGGATGGAGGCTCGGGCATCGCTGTAGATAAATGGGGAAATAGTTATGTGACGGGTGATTTTCAGGGCACAGCGACCTTTGGTGCGGGGGAAGCCAACGAAACCGCGCTGACGAGCGCGAACCCCAGTGGTAGTGACGGCGATGGTGCTGATATCTTTATTGCCAAGTATGACCGCAATGGCCGCCTGGTGTGGGCAACACAGGCCGGCGGCTTCAGCCTTGATACCGGCACCGACATCGCTTTAGATAGATGGGGAAATATTTATGTGACGGGTGGTTTCTGGAATGCAGCGGTCTTTGGCGCGGGGGAAGCCAACGAAACCGCGCTGACGAGCGCTGGTCAAGTCGATATCTTTATCGCCAAGTATAAAAACGGGAAAGAAGCACTACCCGTTTCTCAAAAAATCCCGTCCATCAGATTTAAATAA
- a CDS encoding IS91 family transposase encodes MVAIQNIFREHAPAYLEKYGDRMPRNHRSVIDAILSCRTPACGMTVYECAGCGKHHHIFRSCGNRHCPACQNQKALDWMDRQLDRQVPGPYFMITFTVPKEIRRFFRSRQSIAYDALFKASSAAMKKLVRDGKFIGGDVPGFFGVLHTWGRTLNYHPHIHYVVAGGAWSKDDNAWHPSRPDFYVPNKALSRICRAKFRDLMRDAGMSRLIDPGIFREGWNVNIQPVGAAEQSIRYLSHYVFKVAISDHRIVDAADGTVTFSYKKPKSRRTRYMELDAQDFMSRFLQHSLPPGFMKVRYYGFMHSCSGVPLENVRASIEMMHAFELVVPETPRDTREKSGPTCPDCGGELKYCYSVLPHQVPEYRGPG; translated from the coding sequence ATGGTCGCCATTCAAAACATCTTTCGCGAGCATGCGCCGGCATATCTTGAAAAATACGGTGACCGGATGCCCCGGAACCACCGGAGCGTCATCGATGCCATCCTGTCATGCCGAACACCGGCATGCGGTATGACCGTATACGAATGCGCCGGATGTGGAAAACACCACCATATTTTTCGCTCCTGCGGCAACCGCCACTGCCCGGCATGCCAGAATCAAAAGGCACTGGACTGGATGGATCGCCAGTTGGACCGACAGGTGCCGGGGCCATATTTCATGATCACCTTCACCGTCCCGAAGGAGATTCGTCGCTTTTTCAGAAGCCGGCAGAGCATTGCCTATGACGCCCTTTTCAAGGCGTCTTCGGCGGCCATGAAAAAGTTGGTCAGGGATGGAAAGTTCATCGGCGGAGATGTCCCCGGCTTCTTCGGCGTGCTCCACACCTGGGGCCGAACCTTGAACTACCATCCACATATCCATTATGTGGTTGCCGGCGGGGCATGGTCAAAAGACGACAACGCATGGCATCCGTCCAGGCCGGACTTCTATGTTCCCAACAAAGCGCTGTCCCGGATCTGTCGGGCGAAATTCAGGGACCTGATGCGTGACGCCGGCATGAGCCGCCTTATCGACCCTGGTATTTTCCGGGAAGGCTGGAATGTGAACATCCAGCCGGTCGGGGCGGCCGAGCAGAGCATCCGCTATCTGTCGCACTATGTATTCAAGGTGGCGATCTCCGATCATCGGATCGTCGATGCAGCCGACGGCACGGTCACGTTTTCGTATAAAAAGCCGAAGAGCCGTCGCACCCGCTACATGGAGCTCGATGCCCAGGATTTTATGAGCCGGTTTTTGCAGCATTCCCTGCCGCCCGGATTCATGAAGGTGCGCTACTATGGGTTCATGCACTCCTGCAGCGGCGTTCCGCTTGAAAACGTCCGGGCATCCATCGAGATGATGCACGCCTTTGAGCTGGTGGTTCCGGAAACGCCCAGGGATACCCGTGAAAAGAGCGGGCCGACCTGCCCGGATTGCGGAGGCGAGCTGAAATATTGCTATTCGGTGCTGCCGCACCAGGTGCCGGAATATCGCGGACCCGGGTAG
- a CDS encoding site-specific integrase, with amino-acid sequence MTKPKTLQTPWYDEAIKAFQLAGMSESTQQTYARAVRKLIEFYNKEPQKITEDELKKYFLHLRNEANWAPSTMKICFCALKFFFINVLQRKWPLFEYLKAQKENRLPSVLSPDEVRKILSRVRTFHNYTFLVTVYTCGLRLKEALYLQVSDIDGKRMMIHIHRGKGSKDRYVPLPEETYHLLRRYWLVHRNPVLIFPALGRSGKSASTSETPMSIDSVQGAFRAAREQAGIIKRHVSIHTLRHSYATYLLEQGVNIRVIQRYLGHARLETTMVYLHLTQKGQEDAYQIINQSMRGFENGRHSKHLSRACAGIS; translated from the coding sequence ATGACAAAACCCAAAACACTTCAGACCCCTTGGTATGACGAAGCCATCAAGGCCTTTCAATTGGCCGGCATGAGCGAAAGCACCCAGCAGACCTATGCCCGAGCTGTACGCAAGCTCATTGAATTTTACAACAAAGAGCCCCAAAAAATAACAGAGGACGAGTTAAAAAAATATTTCCTGCACCTCCGAAACGAGGCCAATTGGGCGCCGTCAACCATGAAAATCTGCTTCTGTGCCCTGAAGTTTTTCTTCATCAATGTGCTTCAGCGAAAATGGCCGCTGTTTGAATACCTCAAGGCACAAAAAGAAAACCGCCTTCCGAGCGTGCTCAGCCCTGACGAGGTTCGGAAGATCCTGAGCCGTGTCCGTACGTTCCACAACTACACATTCCTGGTCACCGTTTACACCTGCGGGCTTCGGCTCAAGGAGGCTCTTTACCTGCAAGTATCCGACATTGATGGAAAACGCATGATGATTCATATTCACCGAGGCAAAGGATCCAAAGACCGATACGTGCCCTTGCCCGAGGAAACCTACCACTTGCTCCGTCGATACTGGCTGGTCCATCGAAATCCCGTTCTGATCTTCCCGGCTCTGGGCAGGAGCGGAAAGAGCGCTTCCACGTCCGAAACCCCGATGTCCATTGACAGCGTTCAGGGCGCCTTTCGGGCTGCAAGAGAGCAGGCCGGCATTATTAAACGACACGTTTCCATTCATACCCTTCGCCACTCCTATGCAACCTATTTGCTGGAGCAGGGCGTGAACATTCGGGTCATCCAACGCTACCTGGGACATGCCAGGCTCGAAACCACTATGGTCTATCTGCATCTCACCCAAAAAGGACAGGAGGATGCCTATCAGATCATCAACCAGAGCATGAGGGGTTTCGAAAATGGTCGCCATTCAAAACATCTTTCGCGAGCATGCGCCGGCATATCTTGA
- a CDS encoding RICIN domain-containing protein: protein MSEITITRFANRLNPAKYINNEAGNLTVGLIQRDWLSAQWQIEPVPGTSYVRFKNLSKPDNYLHIEGGIPEAGPIEPGWLSSQWQSIVVQGTAFVRIRNRLPQVRYAHIESGQIDAGHVEPGWLSAQWLLEQVQGTSFVRIRSRWKPDHGLHIESGVLSAGPVAPGMLSGQWSMEKVAGTSFFRFKNRWKPDQYFHIESGRTEAGPVQQGWLSAQWLLEPVPGTAFVWLRNRWELDRYLHIERGILEAGPIEPGWLSAQWLTGMSMPVASLGEPLTGVYSVQGGDARLFERGMIVNGAGGRVVVSFAFPMIGRPSIVTGDPAKTRLFEDSVINFQSGKWQLEQIVPLIQNALAGRLVLVPTGQPAIPVPLIIGPETIDQSGDYGIMVTVSTLQERQLYDVAIIADGNQWRIAPHAVYYRRTWTDFGIAHITDIHVARRIDQFRKLLSQAGRAEAAQRMYNWNDRFRGFVRYANYLHGIGALDVILATGDLYDYIYEDDDDPIGGGNAEFFRKLILGQAPGPDFPDVEELLVPIFMVPGNHDYRKHPYKLIFDIHFGGTALGMHLGIDIERITNFSGYHLLRQDAIVLGNRLDGRSSPFELIGGGVPNVGVDGAERMVEVDPEIKAYKAFLADRGSYVVRLGAHRIAMLDSAHDVGMITGIMDGLRIRFGNASEDEKTFVGGSPNCEGISSEELAMVSDALAETPDGGLFILGVHAPLFNLWNNEYPYFLRRTQRPAQRGQDHAFLARIRPLLKKNIKIIEKAVEASHPLWFAGEHDHSAPRFVKRVDSQDLLDYGVSRGNAEALIQLLAGVGSHRPADVVLAGHTHHHNEFIVRTMQTGELAFYMDYYAQNPVNYYPTRFTRGWEDIVGAKVPETDVTYVEIAEDAPPDAAPQPLPYDTMYNYQLQVPPYPNPLSSSPDPRAWWSEHRPLVLQTGALGPLENSQISFTGFRILSVKNDVIDRIHFISTAKLETNQYRLAWEEAIRPDPPFKPGFKEAAPRQ, encoded by the coding sequence ATGAGCGAGATTACAATTACTCGGTTCGCTAACCGTTTGAATCCTGCAAAATATATCAATAATGAAGCCGGCAACTTGACCGTTGGACTCATTCAACGGGACTGGTTGAGTGCACAGTGGCAAATCGAGCCTGTTCCCGGCACTTCTTACGTTCGATTCAAGAATCTTTCGAAGCCGGATAATTATCTGCATATCGAGGGAGGTATTCCAGAGGCCGGGCCAATTGAACCTGGATGGCTCAGTTCTCAATGGCAGTCCATAGTCGTGCAGGGCACGGCTTTTGTAAGAATCCGCAACCGTTTACCCCAGGTTCGGTATGCGCATATCGAGTCAGGTCAGATTGATGCAGGTCATGTCGAACCCGGATGGCTCAGCGCCCAGTGGTTGTTGGAGCAGGTTCAAGGGACCTCCTTTGTCAGGATCAGGAGTCGTTGGAAACCCGACCACGGCCTGCATATCGAAAGCGGAGTCTTGAGCGCTGGTCCCGTGGCGCCGGGGATGTTGAGTGGGCAGTGGTCGATGGAAAAAGTCGCGGGAACATCCTTCTTTCGGTTCAAGAACCGATGGAAGCCTGATCAATATTTTCACATCGAAAGTGGTCGAACCGAAGCCGGTCCTGTTCAACAGGGATGGCTCAGCGCCCAATGGCTTCTCGAGCCGGTGCCGGGAACGGCCTTCGTATGGTTAAGGAATCGTTGGGAGCTTGACCGTTACCTCCATATCGAACGCGGTATTTTGGAGGCAGGGCCAATTGAGCCGGGATGGTTAAGCGCTCAATGGCTGACAGGTATGTCCATGCCCGTTGCGTCTCTCGGTGAACCTCTGACCGGCGTGTATTCCGTTCAGGGCGGCGACGCGCGTCTTTTTGAGCGCGGCATGATTGTCAACGGCGCAGGAGGCCGGGTCGTCGTATCGTTCGCCTTCCCGATGATAGGCCGGCCCAGTATCGTAACCGGTGATCCTGCCAAAACACGCCTGTTCGAGGACAGCGTAATCAATTTTCAGTCAGGCAAATGGCAACTTGAGCAAATCGTACCGCTGATTCAGAACGCACTCGCCGGACGTCTTGTGCTGGTGCCAACCGGTCAACCCGCTATTCCGGTTCCCTTGATTATCGGACCGGAGACCATCGATCAGTCGGGAGATTATGGTATCATGGTAACTGTTTCCACCCTCCAGGAAAGGCAACTTTACGATGTGGCGATCATCGCTGACGGCAATCAATGGCGTATCGCGCCCCATGCCGTCTATTATCGCCGAACCTGGACCGATTTCGGGATCGCGCATATCACCGATATACATGTCGCCCGCCGCATCGATCAGTTTCGGAAGCTTCTCTCACAGGCAGGTCGCGCAGAGGCTGCGCAGCGCATGTACAACTGGAACGATCGCTTCCGGGGATTCGTACGGTACGCCAACTATCTGCATGGGATCGGCGCATTGGATGTGATTCTCGCCACCGGCGACCTCTACGATTACATCTACGAGGACGATGATGACCCGATCGGTGGCGGGAACGCCGAGTTCTTTCGGAAGCTTATCCTGGGACAAGCACCCGGGCCGGACTTCCCCGATGTCGAGGAGCTACTTGTCCCGATCTTCATGGTGCCCGGCAACCACGACTATCGGAAACACCCTTACAAACTCATCTTCGATATCCACTTTGGCGGCACCGCGCTCGGCATGCATCTCGGCATAGATATCGAGCGAATCACGAACTTCTCCGGGTATCATCTCCTCCGACAGGATGCAATCGTGTTGGGCAACCGCCTCGATGGCCGCTCCAGCCCCTTCGAGTTGATCGGCGGAGGGGTGCCGAATGTTGGGGTGGACGGTGCCGAGCGGATGGTTGAGGTGGATCCGGAGATCAAGGCGTACAAAGCGTTCCTGGCAGACCGTGGATCCTACGTCGTGCGGTTGGGCGCCCATCGCATCGCGATGCTCGACAGTGCCCACGACGTCGGCATGATAACCGGTATCATGGATGGATTGCGGATAAGGTTTGGAAACGCAAGTGAGGACGAAAAGACATTCGTCGGCGGCTCCCCAAACTGTGAGGGAATTTCCTCTGAAGAACTCGCGATGGTTTCTGATGCTCTGGCGGAGACGCCGGACGGCGGCCTTTTTATCTTGGGCGTGCACGCGCCGTTGTTCAACCTCTGGAATAATGAATACCCTTATTTTTTGCGCCGGACGCAACGCCCGGCCCAGCGGGGCCAGGATCACGCGTTCCTTGCCCGAATCCGCCCTCTTCTCAAAAAGAACATCAAGATAATCGAGAAAGCGGTGGAAGCCAGTCACCCGCTCTGGTTCGCCGGAGAGCACGACCACAGTGCTCCCCGGTTCGTCAAGCGCGTGGACAGCCAGGACCTGCTCGACTACGGAGTCTCGCGGGGTAACGCCGAGGCCTTGATTCAGCTCCTGGCGGGAGTCGGATCACACCGTCCCGCTGATGTCGTGCTGGCCGGTCACACCCACCACCACAATGAATTCATCGTCAGAACGATGCAGACCGGCGAGCTCGCTTTCTACATGGATTACTACGCCCAGAATCCAGTGAACTATTACCCGACCCGATTTACAAGGGGTTGGGAAGATATTGTGGGGGCTAAAGTACCGGAAACCGACGTGACCTACGTCGAGATAGCCGAGGATGCGCCACCTGATGCTGCTCCCCAGCCGTTACCCTACGATACGATGTACAATTACCAACTTCAGGTGCCCCCCTATCCGAATCCGCTGTCATCCTCGCCCGATCCGCGTGCCTGGTGGTCCGAGCATCGCCCTTTGGTTCTGCAGACCGGCGCACTGGGACCACTCGAAAACTCGCAAATCAGCTTCACTGGGTTTCGGATTTTGTCTGTGAAAAACGATGTCATTGATAGGATTCACTTCATCTCGACCGCAAAGCTGGAAACAAACCAGTACCGGCTTGCATGGGAGGAGGCAATCCGACCGGATCCACCGTTTAAACCGGGGTTCAAGGAAGCCGCTCCGCGGCAGTAG
- a CDS encoding addiction module antidote protein — MAKTKTAGCDVAKHIGTREEMAAYLEACLEEANGDAAFIAKALGDIARAKGMTQVARNAGLSRESLYKALSGERTPGFDTILKVISALGLKLHVEAIHLRQRQKQYAQSKPG; from the coding sequence ATGGCAAAAACCAAAACCGCCGGATGTGATGTCGCGAAACATATAGGTACCCGGGAAGAAATGGCGGCTTATCTTGAAGCCTGCCTCGAGGAGGCAAACGGCGACGCGGCATTCATTGCCAAGGCCCTGGGGGATATCGCGCGGGCAAAAGGTATGACCCAGGTCGCACGAAACGCCGGCCTGTCTCGGGAAAGCCTTTATAAAGCACTCTCGGGAGAAAGAACCCCGGGGTTTGACACAATACTCAAGGTTATCAGCGCCCTTGGATTGAAATTACACGTGGAAGCGATCCATCTACGTCAACGGCAGAAACAATATGCCCAATCCAAACCAGGATAA